A genomic region of Notamacropus eugenii isolate mMacEug1 chromosome 3, mMacEug1.pri_v2, whole genome shotgun sequence contains the following coding sequences:
- the MFSD5 gene encoding molybdate-anion transporter: protein MLVTAYLALALVLAACLGLELSGCRAKAPGRACCNPSFLRFQLDFYQVYFLALAADWLQAPYLYKLYQHYHFLEGQIAILYVCGLASTVLFGLVASSLVDWLGRKKSCVLFSLTYSLCCMTKLSQDYFILLVGRALGGLSTALLFSAFESWYIHEHVARHDFPPEWIPATFARAAFWNHALAVAAGVAAEVVASWLGLGPVAPFVAAIPLLALAGILALCNWGENYDRQRAFLKTCGGGLRCLLSDRRVLLLGTIQALFESVVFIFIFLWTPVLDPHGAPLGIVFSSFMSASLLGSSLYRIATSKRYHLQPMHLLSLAVLIVVFSLFMLTFSTSPGQESPVESFVAFLLIELACGLYFPSMSFLRRKVIPEMEQAGVLNWFRVPLHLLACLGLLVLHDSDRKTGTRNMFSICSAVMVMALLAVVGLFTVVRHDAELRVPPPAGEPCAPEL from the coding sequence ATGCTGGTGACGGCCTACCTCGCCCTGGCCCTAGTGCTGGCCGCctgcctggggctggagctgTCCGGATGCAGGGCCAAGGCCCCGGGCAGGGCTTGCTGCAACCCTTCCTTCCTCCGATTCCAGCTAGACTTCTACCAGGTCTATTTCCTGGCGCTGGCGGCGGACTGGCTCCAAGCTCCTTACCTCTATAAACTCTACCAACATTACCACTTCTTGGAGGGCCAGATCGCCATCCTCTATGTCTGCGGCTTGGCCTCCACCGTCCTCTTTGGCCTAGTGGCCTCCTCCCTCGTGGACTGGCTGGGCAGAAAGAAGTCTTGtgtcctcttctccctcacctACTCCCTTTGCTGCATGACCAAGCTCTCCCAGGACTACTTCATACTGCTTGTGGGCCGGGCTTTAGGTGGACTGTCCACAGCCCTGCTCTTTTCAGCTTTTGAGTCATGGTACATTCATGAACATGTTGCACGGCATGATTTCCCTCCTGAGTGGATCCCTGCCACCTTTGCCCGGGCTGCTTTTTGGAACCATGCACTGGCTGTAGCAGCTGGCGTGGCAGCGGAGGTTGTGGCTAGCTGGCTAGGTCTTGGACCCGTGGCTCCCTTTGTCGCTGCCATTCCCCTCCTCGCTCTGGCTGGCATCTTGGCCCTCTGCAACTGGGGCGAGAACTATGACCGACAGCGAGCATTCTTGAAGACCTGTGGAGGGGGTCTTCGCTGCCTCCTGTCCGACCGACGGGTGCTGCTGCTAGGTACCATTCAAGCCCTGTTTGAAAGTGTTGTgttcatcttcatcttcctctgGACACCCGTCCTGGATCCTCATGGAGCACCGCTAGGCATCGTCTTCTCCAGTTTTATGTCAGCCAGCCTGCTAGGCTCTTCCTTATATCGAATAGCGACCTCCAAGAGGTACCACCTCCAACCCATGCACTTGTTATCCCTTGCTGTCCTCATTGTTGTCTTCTCCCTCTTCATGTTGACTTTCTCCACCAGTCCAGGCCAAGAGAGCCCAGTGGAGTCATTTGTTGCCTTCCTGCTCATAGAGCTGGCCTGTGGTTTGTACTTTCCCAGTATGAGCTTCCTACGAAGAAAAGTAATCCCTGAGATGGAACAGGCAGGAGTGCTTAACTGGTTCCGGGTCCCCTTGCATCTGCTGGCCTGCTTAGGGCTCCTGGTCCTCCATGACAGTGATCGAAAAACAGGTACCCGGAACATGTTCAGCATCTGCTCAGCTGTCATGGTCATGGCCCTGCTTGCTGTGGTGGGACTCTTCACTGTTGTGAGGCATGATGCTGAGTTGAGGGTGCCACCACCTGCTGGGGAGCCCTGTGCCCCTGAGCTCTGA